ttgATACTCTTAGTTGTGAGAATAAACTGTACCAAGTTAATGTTGTAATGGGGACCCAACGTAATTGAATTACGTAATGGTGAGTAGAATATTTCCTAAATCAATTGTGATATGTCTTTGTAGTTtgaataaagaagaagaagcttTAATGGACCTTGGTGTAGGAGTTGGTCTCGGAGATATTTCAGAGGCGGCTAGTGTCATCTAATTGGATAACGGAACAACTGTGCGGCTCTGAAAATCTGAAATTCCTTCTTATAATTTTCACATTATAAATCTTGAAATAGCAAAAACCCGTCCTAGTATGGAAACACCTCCACtagaagtagaagaagaacttGAAATTTAATCCGAGCGTGTCCCTTGGtacaaattattatatcGACCTAATTAGGCAAATGGACAATCCAcacttttatttttctcccacacacacacacttTCCATCACcagcaaaaaaagaattgggtTTGTGTAATATAAATCACTGGAGTTTTTCTAAGTTTCTTCTCCAATTTAACAATGATAGTGTTCAAGCTTCCACTCACTCACTTCACTTCACTTCACTTCACCCGCATCCAATACACATCCCCTAAACTTGCTATTTacttaatttaattaaacatATATATGAAATTTATTCCCATTAATACCTATACAGATaatctaataataactCACTCAATATAAAGTAGAACATGTAAAATTAATCTCAAAAGTTTTCGGAAAGACTTTgcttttcttgtttttttttttagtaagaaatttgtttaacTCTTTTAgatagaaaaaaagaatagcaatgatggaaattgaagataatGGGGGagaaaatatattgatCAGTCACAAAgcaaaaaacaacaaaaaaacagcAACAGATTTACAACCTTTGTAATCCTCTCTCTTTcccttttcaattttgttaaACTTATGAAGACTATTTAAATTAACTTGAAATTCCCTcgacaacaaaaatttcttttataaTTTCTTATAATTcctcccttttttttttttctttccctttttttcttttctcttttcctttcttccccttcttcaattcttcaattgaatatcaTCTAACTTATTATCATGCATAGAACTTATTCATTAAGATCTTCAAAAGCACCAACTGCTTCACAATTACAATCTccgccaccaccaccatcaagtaccaaaaataaattttttggttCTGGTGGGTTATCTTCAACCATCAGAAAGGCCGCTGCTGGTGCCACTGGTCCAGAATTGTCTCGTAAATTATCtcaattcatcaagatGGAAAAGAACTTTATGAGAGCTGTTGAAGTTACTTCACGTGAAAGAAAAGATGTTGCTAAGCAATTGAGTGCTTGGGGTGAAGATAATGAGGACGATATTAGTGATGTCACTGATAAATTGGGTGTTTTGATTTACGAAATTGGTGAATTGGAAGACCAATACATTGACAAATATGATCAATACAGAATTACTTTGAAATCTATTAGAGATATCGAAGGTTCTGTTCAACCAAGTAGAGacagaaaacaaaaaatcaCTGATGAAATTGCTCATTTGAAATATAAAGACCCACAATCACCAAAAATACCAGTTTTGGAACAAGAATTGGTTAGAGCTGAAGCTGAATCTTTAGTTGCTGAAGCTCAATTGAGTAATATCACTAGAGAACAATTGAAAGCTGCTTTCAACTATCAATTTGACGCTACCAGAGAATTGGCTGAAAAATACGCCTTAATTGCTGGTTACGGTAAAGCCTTGTTGGAATTGTTGGATGATTCTGCTGTTACTCCTGGTGAAACTAGACCAGCTTATGATGGTTATGAAGCTTCTAAACAGATCATTATCGATGCTGAAAATGCCTTGGCTTCATGGACTTTGGATTCCGCTGCTGTTAAACCAACTTTATCTTTACACCATGaatatgatgaagatgaactTGAACACGAACACggtgaaattgatgatgctGCTCAAGAAGAATTCAACAAACACGATGAAAATGTCGaacatcaataatttgaatcatttaatactactattgaagaaaattattttgatcaattaatttgcTAGTACTgttattttgtttgttataattaattaatgcaATTCTGTTTTTaactttgattttttttttaaaaaaaagaattctGTTTGATTGTCGTTAGtatgattttgttttaattccAATTGTGGATTCATTCATCCATCCATTCATCCTCGTCTTCATCGTTTTCGTTCAATTTCTagttcttttcttttcttttaatgtGTATTAATAagtccaaaaaaaaaaagaaagtaagAAAGGacgtttttgtttttatatttatatatattatatatttaatattaatttgtttcaCAGTATtaacacacacacaaatTTAGTATTATTCTATTGtgtttattgttaattCTTCTCAAAGGCGGGTTACATTTCTAACAATGGACTGGCACCAACAACCGAGATTTGATATATTTTGtgttttcttgttcaataAATAGCAAACATctagcaaaaaaaaaagttgcaAAATAGACTTGATACTATAAGCTTAATTCCAAAGAcataattatattaatgTCATTACTCTTTTGTAATTCATCTGTTTCTCGTACTACTTCAATTTTGATCAAACTTTTGGTTGCTAGAGTCAAAACACAGGCAAATGCATTAGCAGCAACTCTTCTTGGAACTGGCGATTCCCCAACTTCAATGGCATGCTTTGAATCAGGtacaagaatttgaaatttagtTTGACGATAATCACTAGAAGTTTGCGAGGAAAGGagttcattattttcattatttgtttttaaaaTGTGATATTTCCCAACAATAGTTTTCCCAAATTCATTTGATCTCGCTTTCATATATCGATagaatttatttaatttattatctgTACCTATTAAATTATCGTCACTAATGCTAAAATCATTA
This is a stretch of genomic DNA from Candida dubliniensis CD36 chromosome 1, complete sequence. It encodes these proteins:
- a CDS encoding conserved hypothetical protein (Similar to C. albicans SLB1); translation: MHRTYSLRSSKAPTASQLQSPPPPPSSTKNKFFGSGGLSSTIRKAAAGATGPELSRKLSQFIKMEKNFMRAVEVTSRERKDVAKQLSAWGEDNEDDISDVTDKLGVLIYEIGELEDQYIDKYDQYRITLKSIRDIEGSVQPSRDRKQKITDEIAHLKYKDPQSPKIPVLEQELVRAEAESLVAEAQLSNITREQLKAAFNYQFDATRELAEKYALIAGYGKALLELLDDSAVTPGETRPAYDGYEASKQIIIDAENALASWTLDSAAVKPTLSLHHEYDEDELEHEHGEIDDAAQEEFNKHDENVEHQ